The Oncorhynchus nerka isolate Pitt River linkage group LG12, Oner_Uvic_2.0, whole genome shotgun sequence genome includes a region encoding these proteins:
- the LOC115138451 gene encoding 5'-3' exonuclease PLD4-like isoform X1 — protein sequence MSYFLVSYQFLWIRGRNKSIVVDNTCFILMPGTLVQEMSSPYKTLHDSYVPNRRGSKRLVSIAVVVGCLTALGVLLSFSILDKCTEEEHFQNDKLFQETRTDQNNISDEQSRIILVESIPLYMKYDDNATFGTPVDKAWRDLLSMATNQVDVVSFYWTLTGDDINMNSSTDLPGKDILEQLGALPSRNVSVRIVTSIPSMLTNSTDLQVLRQKGVQVRKVHFGRLTGGVLHSKFWIVDRRHIFLGSANMDWRALTQVKELGVVIYNCSSLAEDLQKIFESYWVMGHLNSSIPDPWPSKYDTAINKEHPLLLKADNVSSKIYITGSPPSFCPTSRTQDLNAILSVISGAQHFIDVAVMEYFPTTRFIHPQRYWPAIDDALKRAAFERNVKVRLLVSCGRDSDPAMLPFLQSLASLNYPAHNISIQVKLSIVPVGNQSEIPYSRVNHNKYMVTDRVAYIGTSNWSADYFNTTAGVGLVVSQHTPNWPWGTQALQGQLRAVFDRDWHSQFTVCFADLGHHPDCALSKG from the exons ATGTCATACTTCTTAGTTTCATATCAGTTTCTGTGGATTAGAGGACGAAACAAATCCATTGTAGTAGACAACACCTGCTTTATTCT GATGCCAGGAACATTAGTGCAAGAGATGTCCTCTCCTTACAAGACTTTACATGATAGCTATGTTCCCAACCGAAGG GGCTCAAAACGGCTTGTGTCTATAGCTGTggttgtgggatgtttgactgctTTGGGTGTACTGCTCTCCTTTTCTATATTGGACAAGTGCACAGAAGAAGAGCATTTCCAAAATGACAAGCTCTTCCAAGAAACAAGAACAGATCAAAATAACATTTCTGATGAGCAAAGCCG AATTATCCTTGTGGAGAGCATTCCCCTGTATATGAAATATGACGACAATGCAACCTTTGGGACCCCAGTGGACAAGGCCTGGAGAGATCTCCTGTCCATGGCAACTAACCAAGTCGATGTGGTTTCCTTCTACTGGACTCTTACCGGTGATGACATCAATATGAACTCTTCCACTGACTTACCT GGAAAGGACATACTGGAGCAGCTTGGAGCTTTGCCTTCCAGAAACGTATCAGTGAGGATTGTGACGAGTATTCCCTCTATGCTGACAAACTCCACAGATCTACAAGTTCTGAGACAGAAAG GAGTCCAAGTAAGAAAGGTGCACTTTGGGCGTTTGACTGGGGGTGTACTCCACAGCAAGTTCTGGATTGTTGATAGGAGACACATATTCCTAGGAAGTGCCAACATGGATTGGAGGGCTCTTACACAG GTTAAGGAACTGGGAGTGGTGATCTACAACTGCTCCAGTCTGGCTGAAGACCTCCAAAAGATATTTGAGTCCTACTGGGTGATGGGTCATCTCAACAGCTCCATCCCAGACCCTTGGCCCTCCAAATATGACACTGCCATCAACAAAGAGCATCCCTTGCTGCTGAAGGCTGATAATGTTTCAAGCAAAATCTACATTACA ggttctcctccctctttctgcccAACATCTCGGACTCAGGACCTGAATGCCATCCTCTCAGTGATATCAGGGGCGCAGCACTTCATTGATGTGGCAGTCATGGAGTATTTTCCCACCACACGCTTCATACACCCTCAAAG GTACTGGCCGGCCATTGATGATGCATTAAAGAGAGCTGCTTTTGAGCGGAATGTTAAGGTCCGTCTGCTGGTCAGCTGTGGACGTGATTCTGATCCAGCCATGCTACCTTTCCTTCAGTCTCTAGCCTCCCTGAATTACCCTGCCCATAACATCAGCATTCAAGTG AAACTGTCCATTGTGCCAGTAGGGAACCAGTCAGAGATTCCCTACTCCAGAGTAAACCATAATAAATACATGGTGACTGATAGAGTGGCATATATTG GGACGTCTAACTGGTCTGCTGACTACTTCAACACCACAGCTGGAGTGGGGCTGGTGGTTTCCCAACACACACCAAACTGGCCCTGGGGGACCCAGGCTCTGCAGGGGCAGCTCAGAGCAGTGTTTGACAGGGACTGGCACTCTCAGTTTACTGTATGTTTTGCTGACTTGGGCCATCACCCTGATTGTGCACTCTCAAAAGGATAG
- the LOC115138451 gene encoding 5'-3' exonuclease PLD4-like isoform X2, which translates to MPGTLVQEMSSPYKTLHDSYVPNRRGSKRLVSIAVVVGCLTALGVLLSFSILDKCTEEEHFQNDKLFQETRTDQNNISDEQSRIILVESIPLYMKYDDNATFGTPVDKAWRDLLSMATNQVDVVSFYWTLTGDDINMNSSTDLPGKDILEQLGALPSRNVSVRIVTSIPSMLTNSTDLQVLRQKGVQVRKVHFGRLTGGVLHSKFWIVDRRHIFLGSANMDWRALTQVKELGVVIYNCSSLAEDLQKIFESYWVMGHLNSSIPDPWPSKYDTAINKEHPLLLKADNVSSKIYITGSPPSFCPTSRTQDLNAILSVISGAQHFIDVAVMEYFPTTRFIHPQRYWPAIDDALKRAAFERNVKVRLLVSCGRDSDPAMLPFLQSLASLNYPAHNISIQVKLSIVPVGNQSEIPYSRVNHNKYMVTDRVAYIGTSNWSADYFNTTAGVGLVVSQHTPNWPWGTQALQGQLRAVFDRDWHSQFTVCFADLGHHPDCALSKG; encoded by the exons ATGCCAGGAACATTAGTGCAAGAGATGTCCTCTCCTTACAAGACTTTACATGATAGCTATGTTCCCAACCGAAGG GGCTCAAAACGGCTTGTGTCTATAGCTGTggttgtgggatgtttgactgctTTGGGTGTACTGCTCTCCTTTTCTATATTGGACAAGTGCACAGAAGAAGAGCATTTCCAAAATGACAAGCTCTTCCAAGAAACAAGAACAGATCAAAATAACATTTCTGATGAGCAAAGCCG AATTATCCTTGTGGAGAGCATTCCCCTGTATATGAAATATGACGACAATGCAACCTTTGGGACCCCAGTGGACAAGGCCTGGAGAGATCTCCTGTCCATGGCAACTAACCAAGTCGATGTGGTTTCCTTCTACTGGACTCTTACCGGTGATGACATCAATATGAACTCTTCCACTGACTTACCT GGAAAGGACATACTGGAGCAGCTTGGAGCTTTGCCTTCCAGAAACGTATCAGTGAGGATTGTGACGAGTATTCCCTCTATGCTGACAAACTCCACAGATCTACAAGTTCTGAGACAGAAAG GAGTCCAAGTAAGAAAGGTGCACTTTGGGCGTTTGACTGGGGGTGTACTCCACAGCAAGTTCTGGATTGTTGATAGGAGACACATATTCCTAGGAAGTGCCAACATGGATTGGAGGGCTCTTACACAG GTTAAGGAACTGGGAGTGGTGATCTACAACTGCTCCAGTCTGGCTGAAGACCTCCAAAAGATATTTGAGTCCTACTGGGTGATGGGTCATCTCAACAGCTCCATCCCAGACCCTTGGCCCTCCAAATATGACACTGCCATCAACAAAGAGCATCCCTTGCTGCTGAAGGCTGATAATGTTTCAAGCAAAATCTACATTACA ggttctcctccctctttctgcccAACATCTCGGACTCAGGACCTGAATGCCATCCTCTCAGTGATATCAGGGGCGCAGCACTTCATTGATGTGGCAGTCATGGAGTATTTTCCCACCACACGCTTCATACACCCTCAAAG GTACTGGCCGGCCATTGATGATGCATTAAAGAGAGCTGCTTTTGAGCGGAATGTTAAGGTCCGTCTGCTGGTCAGCTGTGGACGTGATTCTGATCCAGCCATGCTACCTTTCCTTCAGTCTCTAGCCTCCCTGAATTACCCTGCCCATAACATCAGCATTCAAGTG AAACTGTCCATTGTGCCAGTAGGGAACCAGTCAGAGATTCCCTACTCCAGAGTAAACCATAATAAATACATGGTGACTGATAGAGTGGCATATATTG GGACGTCTAACTGGTCTGCTGACTACTTCAACACCACAGCTGGAGTGGGGCTGGTGGTTTCCCAACACACACCAAACTGGCCCTGGGGGACCCAGGCTCTGCAGGGGCAGCTCAGAGCAGTGTTTGACAGGGACTGGCACTCTCAGTTTACTGTATGTTTTGCTGACTTGGGCCATCACCCTGATTGTGCACTCTCAAAAGGATAG